tccggacgcgaaaatatgcagccggacatatacgtagtgtgaacatagcctaatgggagATGTAGCTCTACAGCTtaccctatacaccatgctgggagatgtagttttactgtgccactgcctccccctgtatactgtcatgctctaatctgttgcagaacaacaACACCAATAAGGCTTGATGGGGGTTTAGTTCTAGGCAGGTAATCTCACCTGTAGTGGTTCCTGCACTGGCCTCCTGTCAGCCTTCCAGGGGGAGATCACTGCCGAGATCACCAGCGGAGGTTCAGTGGTGGGTGTGGAGATTAGGTTATGGGGGATCACTGCTGAGGTCCGAGGGTAAGAGAGGTGATGCGGTAGGGGAATCACTGCTGAGGTCTGGGGGGATCCCTGCAAGGGGCACTTTTCCAACCAATCAGGATGTGCATCAGAAAGGCGTCCAGGATTTCTGATGCTTCATAGACCTTTATGGGGCGTCTGTGATGGAGTTGCgtatgaaaataggacaggatctataaaatcctgaagggtgtccataaCTAATGCACCTGTATGTGTCTGGAAATCCCCAATATTACTAATGACTGGACTTGTTTAGACCCCTTCACCACCGTACGGATTTACTGGTTCTGTGAAGGGGTCTAAACAAGTCCAGTCATTAGTAATAATGTATAcattatgggccacatgtatcatccggcaaatggatgattttcggtggaaagtgctgatttgcgtctttttttattcaaaaatggcggatttgcgaatagaatattcgcaaatcgtcactttccgccgagtacgccagggggcggaaagggggcggagaaggggcggaaagtgggcggaacggagggcgcggactcagagtccgcacgatttaccattcgttccgccaaaatgtaacccgaaaacctactccagtcctcagctggcgtaggttttcggcggtgcacaacggcgcgcacgggatttatgtagaggtagtccgcctctacataaatctccgtagcgccggagctgcgggggcatttttacgtccggcgtaaaaaacgcctgacttaataaatgcctccctatgtgttCTCCTCCCTTCTGGTGGGCTTCAGCTTGCCTTATATTATATGAATATCCTCTCATCTGAATGGCAGCCATGTAATAATATTAGTCAGTACAAAAGAAATGTCTGGCTGCTAAAAGCTTCCCAAAGCAAAAGCAACTATgatatccctttaagtatacaCACAAAAATAGAAGAAACGACTCAGACACGGCAATTAATGTGAAGTAATATAAAGTTTTTATtggaagtgtatgtgtatgtggttGTTACCTCCCAGTACAGCGACACTCAGGACAGGAAaaaaccccaggggggaaaaccTGCAGGGAAGCCATGGCCGCTGTACTACCCTTCCTCTGGCATACTAAGGGAGGTAACACTATAACATTTCtgtagtgtgtgtgagtgtatgtgtgtgtgtgtgtgtgtctgtgtgtgtgacagtgtAGGTTGGTGTATGAATACAATAAAAAAGGATACCTCATTGCTGATCTTGGCTttgggatcctcttctccttgatGTTCTTCATTCTTCCTCACCggaatcctcctctgtgtctgtctggcagatttccCCCTTGCACGGATGGAGCTGGAGGGCCTTACACAGGGAGCAAGACGGAGGGATCCTCGATGGGCCATAGGTGGTGAATTCTCTAGGATCCCTCAGGTAGTAGCGAATGGCCCAGCTGTGGTggatcttcctctcccttctccagGCCCAATGCAAGGGTTCTTCTGCCATGACCTAGAATGAAAGAGAATATGcattacaataataatattacCACAGACGCTACATCAAGACTGGAGAGATTTATTATCTCTTTACTCACCAGATCACAGGTGGTCCGGTCCACCCAAGCACGAAATCCGATACGGAGGAGCAACTGGTTGCGTCTATGGAGAAGTTCTTCTTTCTTCGCAGTCCAGGTGGTTCCTCTGGTCCAGGCGTAGATCTCTCGCCGAAAATCTTCCTCGTCTTCCTCCAACTGGTTTGCTAGGAACCTGTCAGAAAATATTACAATAGAAGATGAAACATGTCAGAACAGTGTTGTGCGATAAGCTGTAAGGAAACAAAGACCTGGTTATCTAAGTGATAATAAAAGATACTCACAGAGCTGGAAAAAAGTTCCTTCTATATTCCTCGGTACGTAGGTGTCCTCTCCGAAGGTACACGAGGACCATGGCCAGGAGGTACTAGAGGGAGAAGAAAGACAGGGAGAGGTTACTATAGATTTACTTCCTTCAAAACTGATAGACAAGTGCGGTGCTGCTCCTGGAATCCTGGAATTCATGTAGAATATAAAGCAATGACCAAATCACCTTTACTCCATAATACATGCAAGTCATTGAAAGAGAGACCCAAGTGCTGCCCAgaacctgtatatatgtacccGCTATCCTGTAATATAATAACATTGCTATCCGCTATCTACACACAGAGTTATAATACCTTATCCGAGATCCTCATACAGCGATCCCTGGCCAGGAAGGTGTTGATGTGGATGTCGTCCAGGAGGCTGATGAATGCGGCCAtctcttcctgctggggggtctgctccttcttcttcctcttctgggCCTCTTCCTGGGTGGTAGATGCTGCACTGTGGTAGAAATGTAAGATATTACATTACTAATAGGCCAAtggtaaaacataaaataactaATCACtgtactgagctctgctacatgaacATTGCATAGTGAAAGGGTCACCAGCCACTCAGGACTTATGGCTTCCAGGTGGCCCATGGCCTCTAAACTGCATATATGTAAGAGCAGCACTGATGAAGAAATAGTGACGGGTGCCGATAGAGCAGGGAGTTGATCTATTTAATATATCAGGAATCACTGTAGATTTCCAAAGTTGGTTATCAATATAAGGTCCAATATCAATATCATGTTCTTTTTTCTATCAAAAGCTTTATAAAGTGCAACATTCCTACTCCATCATACGGTGTCCTTTAAAGTCCTGTTGATATTGAAATATTGGCGTTTTATGGAATAAAATACCATTGGACATTTCACAATGCAGTGATCCTAATAtacctgcatatatatatatatatatatatatatatatatatatatatagcataaccatcagtggtcacatgactgagCAGGAAAGCCAGTAGAAATGGCCGGTGACCTGTGCTggataatacatttattttttatcactGGACATttagagggaaatttatcaaacatggtgtaaagtggaattggctcagttgcccctagcaaccaatcagattactccttttattcctcacagactctttggaaaatgaaaggtggaatctgattggttgctaggggcaactgagccagtttcactttacaccatgtttgataaacctccccctaaCAGGTGTAAAGAAGACATGGCGCTGCTGACTATTTGGTCTATGTACAGGTAACCCTCCACCACCCATTACTGCTGTGTCGGACACTGCCAGTATGTGACATGAGCATAGGGGGGCGCCATCTCTGTGTAATGTaagagtgtcctgtatatagtatagactAGGAGGAAGGGGCCAGACTATGGACAGCCAATGTGTATGTTTATGTCCAATATATTATATGCCCCCGCCATACATAGATGGGGATTTCCTATACATGTACTGTCCCCTATACGGTTGCCCTGGTAACCACCCTCCTGTGTCAGTATATGGGAGACATGGGATACATTGTAGTGCTGTGTCCCTATTGGTTGTACTTACGCCTCCTCCTCATACTGGCTGATcagctctctcttcctcttcctgctggtCATGGTgaatcctcctccttctcctcctcctcctccgcgctGGGTCGATCCTCACTCGCGCTCGGTGGTAaatcctcttccttctctccgcTGGGTTGATCCGGGTCTCAGTCGAAAAATCCGAAAAAAAATCGATTCGATCCGAAAAAAAAGCCGGTCCTAACTCTAAAAGAGCGATCGCAGACTGGCACCGATTGCTGTTTGTTTACGCATTTCTAAGCGCTAatcctgcaatcctattggctgcTGGATGTTGCTATAGGGACTCCCACAACAACAACACattcaaacaacaacaacaacaactcattTAAATAATCATGTGATATGTTTATATGTTATTATTCAAATCCTATTGGCTGTTGGCTGTTGCTATAGAGACTCCCACGGCAACAACTTATTCAAACAACAACAAATTTAAATAATCATGTGATATATTTATATGTTATTATTCAAATCCTATTGGTTGTTGGCTGTTTCCATTGAGATTCATGCAACAACAACtaacttaaagggccagtaacccttataatagtatcatatatgtgtatgtgttatTTTTCAGATTGCTAGTTAATACAAAGATTCATTCTAGTATTCATCATCCTTATATCTAATGTTATGTGTAGAGGCCGCCATGTTGTTTTCTCGGATGAAGTCCAGTTTGTCTTATTTCTAAGTCCTTATTCACATATGTTAGATGAGTGTCGCCCTCTCTGGTAATATATCTGGGATCTGTACTGTGTACACATAACTTACATATATACTGATCAGCTACCACCAGCAATGTCTCCAGTCTAGTGACAGGTTATACGTCATATATCTTCTCTATTACTACAGGAAATTGATTTTTGGTACAAAGGGTTAATATTATTgtgaagaaaaaaatctttctgtCTCTAATTTATTCTATGTTATTACTTTACATAAAAACCTGTGACAATGATTTATCAGGAAATGAAGGGAAGGACACAGTGATTATGTAGTCGGGGTCTtgtgtcaccatcatcatcaaaaTCAGATTCTAAAAGGGGGGGAAATTCCCAATATCCTCCCCTCCCAGCACCTTTATATCCCGATCAGTGTGCCATGTGCCACACGTACTGGCATGTCTTCTGCACACAGGGATTGCTGTGCTGTATACTGACACCGGCCGGGGGTCTGGGCACCATTGGCTCTAGGGCAgtaatctgtataattttatatgaTAATAATCTCTTCCACCTTCTGCCTTTCTCATGTTGTCATCTACTGATATTCTCTACTGGATTAGTGCCCATCCTCTCTAATGCTATGACTGTAATAGCTGTGGAATGTAACAGAATGCTAAAAATGATGTAGATACTGCGGCCATGCTGTGAcctggaaaaaaaatctgtattttggGTTGAATCCACATGTATAATAATGGCAGGGTATGGCAggtattataatatattttttaagccAGAGTGTTTGTTATTATAAATTTTAGGGACCGCAgtgtatgttataaaaaaaattcaggggGCAAAATGTATGTTATAATAAAAtccagggggcacagtataaaaCCTAAAATCCTAGgaatctgtgtaaggctatgttcatacagcgtAAGAGGTcggaccgttccgtgacccggccgggtcaagaAGCGTCCGCTCTCCGAAAAAATcatgatgatctttgcagccgcagagttctgatgggggCACATTCGTGTGCACCcggatcagaactccccactgcacactatggggcGAGcgtcactgacagggttttctgcagccgctattcaatgaataacggccacagaaaactgacatgtcagttgtttgcggtgttgctagggatcccagccggagcgtatactatttatatacgctccggccgggattccatagacagcaaagtaacatattttttcatattaacCACGGctattgttgcaatcagcaacaacggccgtagttttacgaaaaaataggtagtgtgaacatagcctaaaatgtaaataaaaatccCAGCCAATGATTTGAACTTCCCATAGATATTTTATTCACTGTAGAACACAGAACACATATCAGATAGGAGACATTTTTCcacgtcatgaaaaaaaaaaaagaactagttTAGAACCTGTTGGCAGCAAAGCAtctgaaaaaagtttggacaggGAAACAAAGAGCTGGAAAAGTAAGtagtattaattaaaaaaaaaaaaaaaaaaacacagctgtagAAGAATGTTGTAAGTCTTGTGACTGAGTATAAGTCGTGTTAGAGGCAGAGTCTCTAAGAAGGAAAGATGGGAAAAGATTCACTAATCTGTAGAAAACAAAATTTGGGAATaatttcagaaaaaaattaaaaaaaaatttgtaaagatCCCGCCATCTAGAGTATATAACATGATCAAAAGATTCAGAGAACCTGGAGAAATCTAAGTGTACACGAGACAAGACCGTCAGTCAGTATTGGATGCTCATGATCCACCAAACCTCTGGCAGtactgcattaaaacaggcatgacTCTAAACTGAAAATTAGTGCATGGGCTCAGGGGCGCTCCCAGACATCATGACTATTTTGTCCTCTCGAACGTCATAGTTTAGCACACAACTCTTAgcggcctattccacagagcgatactTGGCCGAAtcggaatagagagaacgatcagtcgatgatcgtgtcatcggatgatcgttcatttaggttcaaacctaaaatcatcagttgccacccgcgcattgctacgtgaaATAGCAGGCGGGGTGGGtgggcgggcgaccgacgatttcacaaacaccatactttacctgtccaggctgcaggtcttctccttctccccgggtc
The nucleotide sequence above comes from Dendropsophus ebraccatus isolate aDenEbr1 chromosome 8, aDenEbr1.pat, whole genome shotgun sequence. Encoded proteins:
- the LOC138798471 gene encoding speedy protein 1-A-like isoform X2, with the translated sequence MTSRKRKRELISQYEEEAAASTTQEEAQKRKKKEQTPQQEEMAAFISLLDDIHINTFLARDRCMRISDKYLLAMVLVYLRRGHLRTEEYRRNFFPALFLANQLEEDEEDFRREIYAWTRGTTWTAKKEELLHRRNQLLLRIGFRAWVDRTTCDLVMAEEPLHWAWRRERKIHHSWAIRYYLRDPREFTTYGPSRIPPSCSLCKALQLHPCKGEICQTDTEEDSGEEE
- the LOC138798471 gene encoding speedy protein 1-A-like isoform X1, with amino-acid sequence MVMLYIYIYIYIYIYIYAGILGSLHCEMSNGILFHKTPIFQYQQDFKGHRMMDAASTTQEEAQKRKKKEQTPQQEEMAAFISLLDDIHINTFLARDRCMRISDKYLLAMVLVYLRRGHLRTEEYRRNFFPALFLANQLEEDEEDFRREIYAWTRGTTWTAKKEELLHRRNQLLLRIGFRAWVDRTTCDLVMAEEPLHWAWRRERKIHHSWAIRYYLRDPREFTTYGPSRIPPSCSLCKALQLHPCKGEICQTDTEEDSGEEE